From Amycolatopsis sp. YIM 10, the proteins below share one genomic window:
- a CDS encoding trypsin-like serine protease, translating into MNRKILSFAAAVTMSITTALTAPVTAAVADTPPPPVEPMIVGGHPAASAPPGITSLQYDAPKHGEQFIDYHTCGGALVFRGWVVTAAHCVTDPPAGAAAKSTAIQRFTADAASIPTADKRFHVRVGSLDRLSGGETATVTKVVVHPGWEWAQGAPKEPVSDIAMLKLDRLLQQPTVQLARDTARRGSAVSLYGWGVTEPDSTHAGLPRHLQQLDTRVTAPSRCADAALSAAEICTDNPSGTDAACNGDSGGPALATINGVTQLVGGSSRSATEFCGTAPDVYTSSPDFRDWIYHVARTGNAT; encoded by the coding sequence GTGAACAGAAAGATCCTGTCCTTCGCCGCCGCCGTGACGATGAGCATCACCACCGCGCTGACCGCTCCCGTGACGGCGGCCGTGGCCGACACGCCACCGCCGCCGGTCGAGCCGATGATCGTGGGCGGCCACCCGGCCGCGAGCGCCCCGCCGGGGATCACCTCGCTGCAGTACGACGCACCCAAGCACGGTGAGCAGTTCATCGACTACCACACCTGCGGCGGGGCCCTGGTGTTCCGGGGCTGGGTGGTCACCGCCGCGCACTGCGTCACCGACCCGCCCGCGGGCGCGGCGGCCAAGTCGACGGCGATTCAGCGGTTCACCGCCGACGCGGCATCGATCCCGACCGCGGACAAGCGGTTCCACGTCCGGGTCGGCAGCCTCGACCGGCTCTCCGGCGGCGAGACCGCGACGGTGACCAAGGTCGTGGTCCACCCCGGCTGGGAGTGGGCTCAAGGCGCACCGAAGGAGCCGGTCTCCGACATCGCCATGCTCAAGCTCGACCGCCTGCTCCAGCAGCCGACCGTGCAGCTCGCGCGCGACACCGCCCGCCGTGGCAGCGCGGTCAGCCTCTACGGCTGGGGCGTGACCGAACCCGACAGCACTCACGCCGGTCTGCCGAGGCACCTGCAGCAGCTCGACACCCGCGTCACCGCGCCCTCGCGCTGCGCCGACGCGGCACTGTCCGCCGCCGAAATCTGCACCGACAACCCCTCCGGCACTGACGCCGCCTGCAACGGGGACTCCGGCGGGCCCGCCCTGGCCACGATCAACGGCGTAACCCAGCTCGTCGGCGGTTCCAGCCGCTCCGCGACCGAGTTCTGCGGCACGGCGCCGGATGTCTACACCAGCTCGCCGGACTTCCGCGACTGGATCTACCACGTCGCCCGCACCGGCAACGCCACCTGA
- a CDS encoding HAD family hydrolase, giving the protein MLIVTDVGDTLGSFDRPGTADVLREIALAPDNAAEIDRNILHVVPELTEEVAELVRERLLISAAEWPLIWPTGGFTAYPGTKTALERLAALAPVVALSNVSCVAGPARMGDLHDQCGQYLAGIYTSYQLQARKPQPRCWTAIAAEYQVPVGDIVHLGDRVPEDVRGPLAAGCRAAVLVNTRDVELPEDVRRDPRVAVVRDLADAADRLAELAGAPA; this is encoded by the coding sequence GTGCTGATCGTCACCGACGTGGGCGACACCCTCGGCTCGTTCGACCGGCCCGGTACGGCGGACGTGCTGCGGGAGATAGCCCTGGCCCCGGACAACGCCGCCGAGATCGACCGCAACATCCTCCACGTCGTTCCCGAGCTCACCGAGGAGGTCGCCGAGCTGGTGCGGGAGCGGCTGCTGATCAGCGCCGCCGAGTGGCCGTTGATCTGGCCGACCGGCGGTTTCACCGCCTACCCCGGCACCAAGACCGCTCTCGAGCGGCTGGCGGCCCTGGCGCCGGTGGTGGCGTTGTCGAACGTCTCCTGCGTCGCGGGCCCCGCCAGGATGGGTGACCTGCACGATCAGTGCGGGCAGTATCTCGCCGGGATCTACACCAGCTACCAGCTGCAGGCACGCAAACCCCAGCCGCGTTGCTGGACTGCTATCGCCGCCGAGTACCAGGTTCCGGTCGGTGACATCGTGCACCTCGGTGACCGGGTTCCCGAAGACGTCCGGGGACCGCTCGCCGCCGGGTGCCGCGCGGCCGTGCTGGTCAACACCCGCGACGTCGAGTTGCCCGAGGATGTTCGCCGCGATCCGCGGGTCGCCGTCGTGCGCGACCTCGCCGACGCCGCCGACCGCCTGGCCGAGCTGGCGGGAGCGCCGGCATGA
- a CDS encoding HAD family hydrolase → MFFDVGEVLVNETREYGTWADWLGVSRHEFSAVFGSVIAAGRDYRDVFQVFRPGFNLTAERQRRAEAGKPETFDERDLYPDVRDCLSALRRQRILVGVSGNQTARAEGILRDLDLPLDVLGTSSSWGVEKPSEGFFSRLLAEADALSENVLYVGDRLDWDVRPAQALGLKTALIRRGPWGRILKDADAEQALLFDLPDLRDLANLVEQHNAIGEVAP, encoded by the coding sequence GTGTTCTTCGACGTGGGCGAGGTCCTTGTCAACGAGACACGAGAGTACGGCACTTGGGCGGACTGGTTGGGCGTCTCCAGGCATGAGTTCTCGGCTGTGTTCGGTTCGGTCATCGCGGCAGGCCGCGACTACCGGGACGTGTTCCAGGTCTTTCGTCCTGGCTTCAATCTCACCGCGGAACGTCAGCGTCGCGCCGAAGCTGGGAAGCCCGAAACCTTCGATGAGCGGGATCTCTACCCGGATGTTCGAGATTGCCTTAGTGCACTGCGACGGCAGCGCATTCTTGTAGGAGTTTCAGGAAATCAGACCGCTCGGGCAGAAGGCATTTTGCGGGACCTGGATCTGCCATTGGATGTACTGGGGACATCGAGCAGTTGGGGAGTCGAAAAGCCGTCAGAAGGATTCTTTTCCCGGCTTCTAGCGGAAGCTGATGCGCTATCGGAAAACGTCCTGTACGTCGGCGACCGGCTTGACTGGGACGTACGTCCCGCGCAAGCTCTCGGCTTGAAGACCGCCCTAATACGCCGAGGTCCCTGGGGGCGGATCCTCAAGGACGCGGACGCCGAGCAGGCCCTCCTTTTCGACCTTCCAGATCTGCGCGATCTGGCGAACCTCGTCGAACAGCACAACGCGATCGGCGAGGTAGCCCCTTAA
- a CDS encoding XRE family transcriptional regulator gives MSGTRRYPPNTRLAWERLQRGWSRQELVSQIKRSMDLAGDGGCGLTADTARRWEAGERWPEPQFRKHLVLVLGKSAAELGLLTDDELAIAPTRTLSEGMSASDRQLDDLAYQVMKRMWNMGQGNGPEINRQTFLRMLLAVASTTPLLSPDLAEAADTVTNPNATARDPKVVTSYSDITARHRQLYWTSPPDPLLDATVAHTQLGAALLRTQPSSSSSRELACSVAESALQAARLAFFDLGRPELAAWPFQMAQQAVDVARDSALAATVAAHRSFVPGFRAADGDAAAARTLLDVAFAHARYAGGPHLRSWLHCVAAEVQSRIGDTKGSRDRIRQAQDALGTQGTDPEWLDFFDESRLPGFAGNAELLAGRHRSASRWLQQAITALPQDANKQRAVLLLDLALAETPHNPDRSASLVHAACEELEQNPYAAAMLRIPAARTALTGTPYERDIAERTQAFLPPVPTLS, from the coding sequence ATGAGCGGCACTCGGCGCTATCCGCCCAACACCAGACTGGCCTGGGAACGCCTTCAACGTGGTTGGAGTCGCCAAGAACTGGTCAGCCAGATCAAACGGAGCATGGACCTCGCGGGCGACGGCGGCTGCGGGCTCACCGCGGACACTGCTCGGCGTTGGGAAGCCGGCGAGCGGTGGCCAGAACCTCAGTTTCGCAAGCACTTAGTACTTGTCCTCGGCAAGTCAGCTGCCGAGCTGGGGCTCCTCACCGATGACGAGTTGGCTATCGCGCCAACCAGAACCCTGAGTGAGGGAATGTCGGCCAGTGACCGTCAGTTGGACGACCTGGCGTATCAGGTGATGAAAAGGATGTGGAACATGGGGCAGGGCAATGGCCCTGAGATCAACCGGCAGACCTTCCTCCGAATGCTGCTTGCCGTCGCGAGCACCACACCGTTGTTGTCACCGGATCTCGCCGAGGCTGCCGACACGGTGACGAACCCCAACGCGACGGCCCGCGATCCCAAGGTCGTCACCAGCTATTCGGACATCACCGCTCGGCACCGCCAGCTCTACTGGACGTCGCCGCCAGATCCCTTACTTGACGCAACCGTCGCGCACACTCAGCTCGGCGCCGCGCTCCTGCGAACGCAACCGTCCTCGTCCTCGTCACGCGAGCTGGCGTGCTCCGTTGCCGAGTCAGCCTTGCAAGCCGCGCGACTGGCCTTCTTCGACCTCGGCCGCCCGGAACTCGCTGCCTGGCCGTTCCAGATGGCTCAACAGGCAGTCGACGTAGCCCGAGATTCTGCTCTGGCTGCCACAGTGGCGGCCCATCGGTCATTCGTCCCAGGCTTTCGAGCGGCAGACGGGGACGCGGCTGCCGCGCGCACATTACTTGATGTAGCTTTCGCGCACGCACGGTACGCTGGCGGTCCGCACTTGCGCTCGTGGCTACATTGCGTCGCAGCGGAAGTTCAGTCACGCATTGGCGACACCAAAGGCAGCCGAGACCGAATCCGGCAGGCTCAAGATGCCCTCGGTACCCAAGGGACCGATCCGGAGTGGCTCGACTTCTTCGACGAGAGCCGCCTCCCGGGATTTGCAGGCAACGCTGAGCTTCTCGCCGGCCGCCACCGATCAGCTAGTCGATGGTTGCAGCAAGCGATCACAGCGTTGCCTCAGGACGCGAACAAGCAGCGCGCGGTTCTGCTGCTCGATCTCGCGCTAGCGGAGACTCCCCACAATCCGGACAGGAGCGCGAGCCTCGTTCACGCCGCTTGCGAAGAACTCGAACAGAACCCTTACGCAGCAGCGATGCTTCGCATCCCGGCTGCGAGAACGGCACTGACCGGTACCCCTTACGAGCGCGACATCGCAGAGCGGACGCAAGCGTTCCTGCCGCCCGTTCCTACTCTCAGTTAA
- a CDS encoding DUF397 domain-containing protein: MHVQNSHKPHLNCDFTNWAKSPISHPNGQECVEIAVTDNAIGIRDSRKPDGAVLVFDHAEWNAFVAAVESGFFRRQ; encoded by the coding sequence ATGCATGTCCAGAACAGCCACAAGCCCCACCTCAACTGCGACTTCACCAACTGGGCGAAGTCACCCATCAGCCACCCCAACGGCCAAGAGTGCGTCGAGATCGCCGTCACTGACAACGCCATTGGCATCCGCGACAGCCGCAAACCAGACGGAGCGGTGCTCGTCTTCGACCACGCCGAATGGAACGCCTTCGTCGCAGCGGTCGAGTCTGGTTTCTTCCGACGCCAGTAA